One part of the Leptospira brenneri genome encodes these proteins:
- the mdoH gene encoding glucans biosynthesis glucosyltransferase MdoH, whose translation MIQIHRSLFFLVFITPVIWGFSLFIDIISFRGIEITEYYQFITLIFLLPMLSYGASTSLFGFLLSLRKNGDPLLKAKRIPKDELDLNSLTSIPVAIVMPVYEENEISIFSRIKVIFESTEKIHKLPKLDFFILSDTRTPEKWIKEEAAYIELCESTNNYHNFHYRRRKSNLNGKSGNIADFCRRWGKKYKYMVILDADSLVSGELILQLIANMEKNPSAGIIQSSTRIFNSTTLFQKLTEFSSYLFSPFFLKGAGFWQINSSGYWGHNAILRVKPFMEHCALPHLPEYGGLGGKILSHDTVEAALMRKAGYDVLCAYELDGSYEENPPNIIDVLKRDQRWCQGNLQHFWFLFGKKIPFISRIHILNGILSYLNSPIWMCYIFLSLWNYLEDNKYLNYSMLPEEYEFFKSQIYDPLYIKLLYLSLILLFLPRVLSFLSLPFLQIIKKFPSFLLETVFSILIAPIYMIYHSIFVFS comes from the coding sequence ATGATTCAAATCCACCGCAGTTTATTTTTCCTTGTATTCATCACTCCTGTCATTTGGGGTTTTAGTTTATTCATTGATATCATTTCCTTTCGAGGGATTGAGATCACCGAATACTATCAGTTTATCACACTGATCTTTCTTTTGCCAATGTTGTCTTATGGGGCGAGTACCTCACTTTTCGGGTTTTTACTTTCCTTAAGAAAAAATGGAGACCCACTCCTAAAAGCGAAACGAATTCCAAAAGATGAATTAGACTTAAACTCACTCACCTCGATTCCTGTTGCCATTGTAATGCCAGTTTACGAAGAAAACGAAATTTCGATTTTTTCTAGAATCAAAGTGATCTTCGAATCTACAGAAAAAATTCACAAACTACCTAAACTCGATTTTTTCATCTTAAGTGACACAAGAACTCCTGAAAAATGGATCAAAGAAGAAGCCGCCTATATAGAGTTATGTGAGTCAACAAACAATTACCACAACTTCCATTACAGAAGGAGAAAAAGTAATTTAAACGGCAAAAGTGGAAACATTGCAGACTTTTGCAGGAGGTGGGGGAAAAAATATAAGTATATGGTGATTCTTGATGCTGATAGTTTGGTCTCAGGCGAACTCATCCTTCAGTTGATTGCCAATATGGAAAAAAATCCATCTGCTGGGATCATCCAATCCAGTACAAGAATTTTCAATTCCACGACTCTCTTCCAAAAACTAACCGAATTTTCTTCCTATTTATTCAGTCCATTTTTCTTAAAAGGAGCAGGGTTTTGGCAAATCAATTCTTCTGGTTACTGGGGACACAACGCTATCCTCAGAGTAAAACCATTTATGGAACACTGCGCCCTCCCCCACCTTCCTGAATATGGAGGCCTTGGTGGGAAAATTTTGAGTCATGATACAGTGGAAGCCGCTCTGATGCGAAAAGCCGGCTATGATGTTTTATGTGCCTACGAACTTGATGGAAGTTACGAAGAAAACCCACCCAACATTATCGATGTGCTAAAACGAGACCAAAGATGGTGCCAAGGAAACCTCCAACATTTTTGGTTTTTATTTGGGAAAAAAATTCCCTTCATTAGTAGAATTCATATTTTAAATGGAATTTTATCTTATCTCAACTCTCCCATTTGGATGTGTTATATTTTTCTCAGTTTATGGAATTATCTCGAAGATAATAAATACCTTAACTACTCCATGTTACCCGAAGAGTATGAATTTTTCAAATCGCAGATCTATGATCCACTTTATATCAAATTATTATATCTATCACTAATCCTTTTATTTTTACCAAGAGTACTTAGCTTTTTAAGCCTCCCTTTCCTTCAAATCATAAAGAAGTTTCCAAGTTTTCTTTTGGAAACAGTATTTTCCATTCTGATCGCTCCTATCTACATGATTTATCATAGTATCTTTGTTTTTTCTG